Proteins co-encoded in one Marinobacter qingdaonensis genomic window:
- the purN gene encoding phosphoribosylglycinamide formyltransferase, translated as MKADQAPLPRILVLASGSGTNLQALIEASRDRDFPGQICAVGCNRPNAFALERAAQAHLETFVVDHTKYESREEFDGALMAEIRRHNPDLVVLAGFMRILTTDFVRALRGQLLNIHPSLLPKYTGLNTHQRALDAGDHLHGVSVHFVTEELDGGPVIAQAEVAVAPDDTAESLAEKVQEKEHILYPIVVRWFCEGRIKLGSDYVLFDGELLKQPMRLPDN; from the coding sequence ATGAAGGCAGATCAAGCTCCCCTGCCCCGCATCCTGGTCCTGGCCTCCGGCAGCGGCACCAATCTGCAAGCGCTGATCGAAGCCAGCCGGGATCGGGATTTCCCGGGCCAGATCTGCGCCGTTGGCTGCAATCGCCCCAATGCCTTTGCCCTGGAGCGGGCCGCCCAGGCGCACCTCGAGACCTTCGTGGTGGACCACACCAAATACGAGTCCCGCGAGGAATTCGACGGCGCGTTGATGGCCGAGATCCGCCGGCACAACCCGGACCTGGTGGTGCTGGCCGGCTTTATGCGCATCCTGACCACGGACTTTGTCCGGGCCCTGCGCGGCCAGCTGCTCAATATCCATCCGTCGCTGCTGCCCAAGTACACCGGGCTGAACACCCATCAGCGCGCCCTGGACGCTGGCGACCATCTGCACGGGGTGTCGGTGCACTTTGTCACCGAGGAGCTGGACGGCGGCCCGGTCATCGCCCAGGCCGAAGTGGCAGTGGCTCCGGACGATACCGCCGAGTCGCTGGCGGAAAAGGTCCAGGAAAAGGAGCACATCCTGTATCCCATCGTCGTGCGCTGGTTCTGCGAAGGCCGCATCAAGCTGGGCAGCGACTATGTGCTGTTTGACGGCGAGCTGCTCAAGCAACCCATGCGCCTGCCCGATAACTGA
- a CDS encoding DUF3108 domain-containing protein, which produces MHFNRTTTKELVRPALAGLLLGALAHPVLAQEPVPAPISELTPYEVTYTASMDKGISLNGTATRTLSEKSGGVWLYRTDVDSFIADIDESLILKWENNRVVPLRYRYRLSGFLIKDREQSIDFDWDAGVATGKYRGKSFKLDLEEGALDPLGFQLQLSQDIKAGKREMAYQVIDGGDYDNDRFAVIAEEALTTDRGDVDTLKAEKVRDQSSKRETLMWFAPGQDYLLVRLRQVEPDGSSYELRLNRAKVSSR; this is translated from the coding sequence ATGCATTTCAATCGAACGACCACCAAGGAACTTGTCCGGCCAGCGCTTGCCGGGCTGCTGCTGGGCGCCCTCGCCCACCCGGTGCTGGCCCAGGAGCCGGTGCCGGCGCCCATCTCCGAGCTGACTCCCTACGAAGTCACCTACACGGCCTCAATGGACAAGGGCATCTCCCTGAATGGCACCGCCACCCGCACCCTCAGCGAAAAAAGCGGAGGCGTCTGGCTGTACCGCACCGATGTGGATTCGTTCATCGCCGACATCGACGAATCCCTGATCCTGAAATGGGAGAACAACCGAGTGGTTCCGCTCCGCTACCGATACCGCTTGTCCGGCTTCCTGATCAAGGACCGGGAACAGAGTATCGATTTTGACTGGGACGCCGGGGTGGCGACCGGCAAATACCGGGGCAAGTCGTTCAAGCTGGACCTGGAGGAAGGGGCACTGGATCCGCTGGGCTTCCAGCTGCAATTAAGCCAGGACATCAAAGCCGGCAAACGGGAGATGGCGTACCAGGTCATCGACGGCGGCGACTACGACAACGACCGCTTCGCCGTGATCGCCGAGGAGGCCTTGACCACGGACCGGGGCGACGTGGACACCCTGAAGGCGGAGAAAGTGCGGGACCAATCCTCCAAGCGCGAAACTCTAATGTGGTTTGCTCCCGGCCAGGACTACCTGCTGGTTCGCCTGCGCCAGGTGGAGCCCGATGGCAGCAGCTACGAGCTGCGGCTGAACCGGGCCAAGGTCAGCAGCCGCTAG
- the apbC gene encoding iron-sulfur cluster carrier protein ApbC, whose amino-acid sequence MTQISEQALQTAIREYRDPYLQKDLYELDAVKALNTDDDGKVTLMVELPYPSKGIAGALKQLVTVALENVDGVESAEVHVGQKIHSYKVQKDLPSVAGVKNIIAVASGKGGVGKSTTAVNLALALHAEGARVGILDADIYGPSIGMMLGVPEGKRPDTRENKYFVPMEAHGLQANSMAFVVTDKTPMVWRGPMVSGAVMQLLQQTLWNELDYLVVDMPPGTGDIQLTLAQKVPVTGAVIVTTPQDIALLDGKKGIEMFRKVDIPVLGVVENMSVHICSNCGHEEPLFGQGGGERIADEYDTTLLGQLPLHMTIREQTDGGQPSVVAEPDSEVARRYRDIARRVGAELSTRERNLTGSISSVSVTEH is encoded by the coding sequence ATGACACAGATTTCTGAGCAGGCCCTGCAAACGGCGATTCGCGAGTACCGCGATCCGTACCTCCAGAAAGACCTTTACGAACTGGACGCCGTGAAGGCCCTCAACACCGACGATGACGGCAAAGTGACCCTGATGGTCGAGCTGCCGTACCCGTCCAAGGGCATTGCCGGAGCCCTGAAACAGCTGGTGACCGTGGCCCTGGAGAACGTCGATGGCGTCGAGAGCGCCGAGGTCCACGTTGGTCAGAAGATCCACTCCTACAAGGTCCAGAAAGACCTGCCATCGGTAGCGGGCGTGAAAAACATCATCGCTGTGGCTTCCGGCAAGGGCGGCGTCGGCAAATCCACCACCGCCGTCAACCTGGCTCTGGCCCTGCACGCCGAAGGCGCCCGGGTCGGCATCCTCGACGCCGACATCTACGGCCCGAGCATTGGCATGATGCTGGGCGTGCCCGAAGGCAAGCGCCCGGACACCCGCGAAAACAAATACTTCGTACCCATGGAAGCCCACGGCCTGCAGGCCAACTCCATGGCCTTCGTGGTCACCGACAAAACCCCCATGGTCTGGCGCGGCCCGATGGTCAGCGGCGCCGTCATGCAGTTGCTGCAGCAGACCCTGTGGAACGAACTCGACTACTTGGTGGTCGACATGCCCCCGGGCACCGGCGACATCCAGCTCACCCTGGCCCAGAAAGTCCCGGTGACCGGCGCCGTCATCGTCACCACGCCCCAGGACATCGCGTTGCTGGACGGCAAGAAAGGCATCGAAATGTTCCGTAAAGTCGACATCCCGGTGCTGGGCGTGGTCGAGAACATGAGCGTGCACATCTGCAGCAACTGCGGCCATGAAGAACCGCTGTTCGGCCAGGGCGGCGGCGAACGCATCGCCGACGAATACGACACCACCCTGCTGGGCCAGCTGCCGCTGCACATGACCATCCGCGAGCAAACCGACGGCGGCCAGCCTTCGGTGGTGGCCGAGCCAGACTCCGAAGTGGCCCGCCGATACCGGGATATCGCCCGTCGGGTTGGGGCCGAGCTGTCCACCCGGGAGCGCAACCTGACTGGTTCCATCTCCAGCGTCTCGGTGACAGAGCACTGA
- a CDS encoding valine--pyruvate transaminase, with translation MKLSAFGRKFTADAGITSLMDDLGNAMASGDDMIMMGGGNPGHVPEVQARVQEILADMSRSEGDVRRLVGIYDPPQGEKQFIAALAELLNREYGWGLEPENIALTNGSQAAFFMLFNMFGGDFGNGQRKHILLPLAPEYIGYADAGIEPDLFHAVQPDISFTDAHEFKYRVDFDAVEVTGETGAICVSRPTNPTGNVITDEELARLEGLAREHDVPLIVDGAYGTPFPSLLFVDAEPTWNEQVILCLSLSKLGLPAARTGIVIAAKPVIKALSGINAIMNLATGSFGAMVADPLVRSGEILSLSREVVCPFYKAKMEKAVAAFRAAMGEDSCRWYIHKPEGAMFLWLWFPDLPITSLELYQRLKARGVLVVSGHYFFPGLPDDDWRHRHECLRVTYSQDDDRVAEGLRIIADEVKGVWAEAGLDR, from the coding sequence ATGAAACTCTCCGCATTTGGTCGCAAGTTCACCGCCGACGCCGGCATCACCTCATTGATGGACGACCTGGGTAACGCCATGGCGTCCGGCGACGACATGATCATGATGGGCGGGGGCAACCCCGGCCATGTGCCCGAGGTCCAGGCCCGGGTGCAGGAGATTCTGGCGGACATGAGTCGCAGCGAAGGCGACGTGCGGCGGTTGGTGGGTATCTACGATCCGCCCCAGGGCGAGAAACAGTTCATCGCGGCGCTCGCGGAATTGCTGAACCGGGAGTACGGCTGGGGCCTGGAGCCGGAAAACATCGCGCTGACCAACGGCAGCCAGGCGGCGTTTTTCATGCTCTTCAACATGTTCGGCGGCGATTTCGGCAACGGCCAGCGCAAGCACATCCTGCTGCCCCTGGCGCCCGAGTACATCGGCTACGCCGACGCCGGCATCGAGCCGGATCTGTTCCACGCGGTGCAGCCGGACATCTCCTTCACCGACGCCCACGAGTTCAAGTACCGGGTCGATTTCGACGCCGTCGAGGTCACCGGCGAAACCGGCGCCATCTGCGTGTCCCGCCCGACCAATCCCACCGGTAACGTGATCACCGACGAGGAACTGGCACGCCTGGAGGGGCTGGCGCGGGAGCACGATGTGCCCCTGATCGTCGATGGCGCCTACGGAACTCCGTTCCCGAGCCTGCTGTTCGTGGACGCCGAGCCGACCTGGAACGAGCAGGTCATCCTGTGCCTGAGCCTGTCCAAACTGGGTCTGCCGGCGGCCCGAACCGGTATCGTGATTGCGGCCAAGCCGGTGATCAAGGCCTTGTCGGGCATCAATGCCATCATGAACCTGGCCACCGGCAGCTTCGGTGCCATGGTGGCCGACCCGCTGGTGCGCTCCGGCGAAATCCTGTCCCTGAGCCGGGAGGTGGTGTGCCCGTTCTACAAGGCCAAGATGGAAAAAGCGGTGGCGGCCTTCCGGGCGGCCATGGGCGAGGACAGCTGTCGCTGGTACATCCACAAGCCCGAGGGCGCCATGTTCCTGTGGCTGTGGTTCCCAGACCTGCCCATCACCAGCCTGGAGCTGTACCAGCGTCTGAAAGCCCGGGGCGTGCTGGTGGTGTCCGGTCACTATTTCTTCCCGGGACTGCCGGACGACGACTGGCGTCATCGCCACGAGTGCCTCCGGGTGACCTATTCCCAGGACGACGACCGGGTGGCTGAAGGGTTGCGCATCATCGCGGACGAAGTGAAGGGGGTCTGGGCCGAGGCCGGCCTCGACCGCTAG
- the rsxB gene encoding electron transport complex subunit RsxB, whose translation MWTGIVIAVLVLLALAVVFGGLLGFAAERFRVEGNPLVEQIDSLLPQTQCGQCGFPGCRPYAESIAEGDAINKCPPGGESTIKALADLLDVEPQPLDAEHGVEQAKRVAVIREDECIGCTKCIQACPVDAILGAAKHMHTVIESECTGCDLCVEPCPVDCIDMVTVEPDIRTWTWTPPKSGLIATDRQGASA comes from the coding sequence ATGTGGACAGGCATTGTCATCGCTGTTCTGGTTTTGCTGGCCCTGGCCGTGGTCTTTGGCGGCCTGCTCGGTTTTGCCGCGGAGCGCTTCCGGGTTGAGGGCAACCCCCTCGTGGAGCAGATTGATTCCCTGCTGCCCCAGACCCAGTGCGGTCAGTGTGGTTTTCCCGGCTGCCGGCCCTACGCCGAGTCCATCGCCGAGGGCGATGCCATCAACAAGTGCCCGCCCGGCGGCGAATCCACCATCAAGGCCCTGGCCGACCTGCTGGATGTCGAGCCCCAACCGCTGGATGCCGAGCACGGGGTCGAGCAGGCCAAACGCGTCGCCGTGATCCGCGAGGACGAGTGCATCGGCTGCACCAAGTGCATCCAGGCCTGCCCGGTGGACGCGATTCTTGGCGCCGCCAAGCACATGCACACCGTCATCGAGAGCGAGTGCACCGGCTGCGACCTGTGCGTTGAGCCCTGCCCGGTCGACTGCATCGACATGGTCACAGTCGAGCCGGACATCCGCACCTGGACCTGGACGCCGCCCAAATCCGGCCTGATCGCCACCGACCGACAGGGAGCCAGCGCCTGA
- a CDS encoding YjaG family protein, translated as MNANQFLKAIAQLQGWRECAFLLALAERSFPNYALFADAVGLKTGGKMRQMLDLGWDMLQKDVAESAIPQLLAKLETLSPDVEAYDAYGVYPAFDFCQLLEQALLNRLNPAKHRATEASQMATGTVMSFVEVSEGEGLDEDELVRLLDQHPLMKEDKAFQRDLVLALKRQRTPTEQFVERLQADAANEGVSNLGISLSE; from the coding sequence ATGAACGCCAACCAGTTCCTGAAAGCCATTGCCCAACTCCAGGGGTGGCGCGAATGCGCCTTCCTGCTGGCGCTGGCCGAGCGTTCCTTCCCGAACTACGCGCTGTTTGCCGACGCCGTGGGCCTGAAAACCGGCGGCAAGATGCGGCAGATGCTGGATCTGGGCTGGGACATGCTGCAGAAGGATGTGGCCGAATCGGCCATCCCGCAACTGCTGGCCAAGCTGGAAACCCTGTCACCGGATGTCGAGGCCTACGACGCCTACGGCGTGTACCCGGCCTTTGATTTCTGTCAGCTGCTGGAGCAGGCGCTGCTGAACCGGCTGAATCCGGCCAAGCACCGGGCCACCGAGGCCTCGCAGATGGCCACCGGCACCGTCATGAGCTTCGTCGAAGTGTCCGAGGGTGAGGGACTGGACGAAGACGAACTGGTGCGGCTGCTTGACCAGCATCCGCTGATGAAGGAAGACAAGGCCTTTCAGCGCGACCTGGTGCTGGCGCTCAAACGCCAGCGCACTCCAACCGAGCAGTTTGTCGAGCGGCTCCAGGCCGACGCCGCCAACGAGGGCGTCAGCAACCTGGGCATCTCCCTGTCCGAATAA
- the rsxA gene encoding electron transport complex subunit RsxA, producing MTEYLLILVSTILVNNFVLVQFLGLCPFMGVSGKLETAMGMSLATTFVLTLSSVCSYLAYTYLLAPLDLAFLKTITFILVIAVVVQFTEMVVRKTSPLLYRVLGIFLPLITTNCAVLGVALLNLNRNNNFVESVLYGFGAAAGFSLVLVLFAAMRERIAVADVPVAFRGAAIGMVTAGLMSLAFLGFTGLVSV from the coding sequence ATGACCGAGTATTTGCTGATCCTGGTCAGCACCATTCTGGTGAACAACTTCGTGCTGGTGCAGTTCCTCGGGCTGTGCCCGTTCATGGGTGTGTCCGGCAAGCTGGAAACGGCCATGGGCATGTCCCTGGCCACCACGTTTGTACTGACCCTGTCGTCGGTGTGCAGTTACCTGGCCTACACCTACCTGCTGGCGCCACTGGACCTGGCGTTCCTGAAGACCATCACCTTCATCCTGGTGATCGCGGTGGTGGTCCAGTTCACCGAGATGGTGGTGCGCAAGACCAGCCCCCTGCTGTACCGGGTGCTCGGCATTTTCCTGCCGCTGATCACCACCAACTGCGCCGTGCTCGGCGTGGCCCTGCTGAACCTCAACCGCAACAACAATTTCGTGGAGTCGGTGCTCTACGGCTTTGGTGCGGCGGCCGGGTTCTCCCTGGTGCTGGTGCTGTTCGCCGCCATGCGAGAGCGCATCGCGGTGGCGGACGTGCCTGTGGCCTTTCGCGGCGCGGCCATTGGCATGGTCACCGCGGGTCTGATGTCATTGGCGTTCCTGGGCTTCACCGGCCTGGTGAGTGTGTAG
- the metG gene encoding methionine--tRNA ligase, with amino-acid sequence MTQASPKQQRDILVTSALPYANGPIHLGHLLEYIQTDIWVRYQNMRGQNCYYVCADDAHGTAIMLRAEREGISSEQLIDRIRDEHQQDFAGFHIRFDNYYTTHSEENRQFSEYIYRQLQENGHIATRKITQSYDPEKNMFLADRFIKGTCPKCKTEDQYGDNCEACGATYTPAELINPRSAVSGATPIEKESEHYFFKLPDFADFLANWTRSGTLQPQVANKLSEWLDAGLQEWDISRDAPYFGFEIPDAPGKYFYVWLDAPIGYLASFKNLCNREGIDFEHFWKADSTAEVYHFIGKDIINFHALFWPSMLHDAGFRTPSAVWAHGFVTVNGKKMSKSRGTFIMARTYLDHLNPEYLRYYFAAKLTGGVDDMDLNLEDFAARVNSDLVGKVVNIASRSAGFITKRFDGQLGQVTEHGKIREFIEAGQEIEEFYEAREFGRAMRRIMELADIANQYVNDEQPWVIAKQEGQEENLQAICTNAINMFHLLMTYLAPVLPETAKASEAFLNATLDWNDREQRLENHGINKFKPLMSRVDMAQIEKMLDASKEELPAATGQPAAQQQEAKPAQDLEPVADEIEFGDFAKVDLRVAKIVKAEHVEGADKLLRLTLDIGHGERNVFAGIKSAYKPEELEGRLTAMVANLKPRKMKFGLSEGMVLAAGPGGKDIFILSPDSGATPGMRIM; translated from the coding sequence ATGACGCAAGCGAGTCCCAAGCAACAGCGCGACATTCTGGTCACCAGCGCCCTGCCCTATGCCAATGGCCCCATTCACCTGGGCCATCTGCTGGAATACATTCAGACCGACATCTGGGTGCGCTACCAGAACATGCGGGGCCAGAACTGCTATTACGTTTGCGCCGACGATGCCCACGGTACCGCCATTATGCTGCGTGCCGAGCGCGAAGGCATCTCTTCCGAGCAGCTGATTGACCGGATCCGCGACGAGCATCAGCAGGACTTTGCCGGTTTCCACATCCGTTTCGACAACTACTACACCACCCACTCGGAGGAGAACCGCCAGTTCTCCGAGTACATCTACCGTCAGTTGCAGGAAAACGGGCACATTGCCACCCGCAAGATCACCCAGTCCTACGACCCGGAAAAGAACATGTTCCTGGCGGACCGGTTCATCAAGGGCACCTGCCCCAAGTGCAAGACCGAGGACCAGTACGGGGACAACTGTGAAGCCTGTGGCGCCACCTACACCCCGGCCGAGCTGATCAACCCGCGCTCCGCGGTCTCCGGCGCCACGCCGATCGAAAAAGAGTCCGAGCACTATTTCTTCAAGCTGCCGGATTTCGCCGACTTCCTGGCCAACTGGACCCGCAGTGGCACCCTGCAGCCGCAGGTCGCCAACAAGCTCTCCGAGTGGCTGGACGCCGGCCTGCAGGAGTGGGACATCAGTCGGGATGCGCCTTACTTCGGGTTTGAGATTCCGGACGCGCCGGGCAAGTACTTCTACGTCTGGCTGGACGCCCCCATCGGCTACCTGGCCAGCTTCAAGAACCTGTGCAACCGCGAAGGCATCGACTTCGAGCACTTCTGGAAGGCCGATTCCACCGCTGAGGTCTATCACTTCATCGGCAAGGACATCATCAACTTCCACGCCCTGTTCTGGCCGTCCATGCTGCACGACGCCGGCTTCCGGACACCGAGCGCGGTCTGGGCCCACGGTTTTGTGACCGTCAACGGCAAGAAGATGTCGAAGTCCCGCGGTACCTTCATCATGGCCCGCACTTACCTGGATCACCTGAATCCGGAGTACCTGCGCTACTACTTCGCCGCCAAGCTGACCGGCGGTGTCGACGACATGGACCTGAACCTTGAGGACTTCGCGGCCCGGGTGAACTCGGACCTGGTGGGCAAGGTGGTGAACATCGCCAGCCGCAGCGCCGGCTTCATCACCAAGCGCTTCGACGGCCAGCTGGGTCAGGTGACCGAGCACGGCAAGATCCGCGAATTCATCGAGGCCGGCCAGGAAATCGAAGAGTTCTACGAGGCCCGGGAATTCGGCCGGGCCATGCGCCGGATCATGGAACTGGCGGACATCGCCAACCAGTACGTGAACGACGAGCAGCCCTGGGTGATCGCCAAGCAGGAGGGCCAGGAGGAGAACCTGCAGGCCATCTGCACCAACGCCATCAACATGTTCCACCTGCTGATGACCTACCTGGCACCGGTGCTGCCGGAAACCGCCAAGGCCTCCGAAGCCTTCCTGAACGCCACTCTGGACTGGAATGACCGCGAGCAGCGCCTGGAGAACCACGGCATCAACAAGTTCAAACCGCTGATGAGCCGGGTCGACATGGCGCAAATCGAAAAGATGCTGGACGCCTCCAAGGAAGAGCTGCCGGCGGCCACCGGCCAGCCCGCGGCCCAGCAGCAAGAGGCCAAGCCAGCCCAGGACCTGGAGCCGGTGGCTGACGAAATCGAGTTTGGCGATTTCGCCAAGGTGGATCTTCGGGTCGCCAAGATTGTCAAAGCAGAACACGTTGAAGGTGCCGACAAGCTGCTGCGCCTGACCCTGGACATCGGCCACGGCGAGCGCAATGTCTTTGCCGGCATCAAGTCCGCCTACAAGCCGGAAGAGCTGGAAGGCCGGCTGACGGCCATGGTCGCCAACCTGAAGCCACGGAAGATGAAGTTCGGCCTGTCTGAGGGCATGGTGCTGGCCGCCGGCCCCGGTGGTAAGGACATCTTCATTCTGTCCCCCGATTCCGGTGCCACACCGGGCATGCGGATCATGTAA
- the dcd gene encoding dCTP deaminase — protein MSIKSDKWIRRMSEEQGMIEPFESGQVRESEKGRVISYGTSSYGYDVRCSNEFKIFTNVHSATVDPKNFDENSFVNYTGDVCIIPPNSFALARTVEYFRIPRSVLTICLGKSTYARCGIIVNVTPLEPEWEGQVTLEFSNTTNLPAKIYANEGVAQMLFFESDEVCETSYKDRGGKYLGQTGVTLPRT, from the coding sequence ATGAGCATCAAATCCGACAAGTGGATTCGCCGGATGTCCGAAGAACAGGGCATGATCGAACCGTTCGAAAGCGGTCAGGTCCGTGAATCCGAAAAGGGCCGTGTGATCTCCTACGGCACCTCCAGCTACGGCTACGACGTACGCTGCAGCAACGAGTTCAAAATCTTCACCAACGTCCACTCCGCCACCGTGGATCCGAAGAACTTCGATGAGAACAGCTTCGTCAACTACACCGGTGACGTCTGCATCATCCCGCCGAACAGCTTTGCCCTGGCGCGCACCGTCGAGTACTTCCGCATTCCGCGCAGCGTGCTGACCATCTGCCTCGGCAAGTCCACCTACGCCCGGTGCGGCATCATCGTCAACGTCACCCCGCTCGAGCCGGAGTGGGAAGGCCAGGTGACCCTGGAGTTCTCCAACACCACCAACCTGCCGGCGAAAATCTACGCCAACGAAGGCGTGGCGCAGATGCTGTTCTTCGAATCGGACGAAGTCTGCGAGACCAGCTACAAGGACCGCGGCGGCAAGTACCTGGGCCAGACCGGCGTGACCCTGCCCCGGACATGA
- the purM gene encoding phosphoribosylformylglycinamidine cyclo-ligase has translation MSEQKPSLTYRDAGVDIDAGNELVSRIKQTAARTKRPEVLGGLGGFGAMVSIPAGYKEPVLVSGTDGVGTKLRLAMQLQKHDSIGIDLVAMCVNDLVVGGAEPLFFLDYYATGKLNVDVAAQVVSGIGEGCEQAGCALVGGETAEMPGMYEGEDYDLAGFCVGVAERSEIIDGSRVQSGDILLALGSSGPHSNGYSLIRKILDVSNADLDQPLGDTTLANALMAPTRIYVKNLLKLIREVDVRALSHITGGGLPENIPRVLPNGTVAAIDTTSWTLPPVFQWLQEAGGVASEEMYRTFNCGIGMIVCIPAEQKALAMDTLNALGETAWQVGVIESDDDADAEPSVRYAPGLLSA, from the coding sequence ATGAGCGAACAGAAGCCTTCCCTGACCTACCGCGACGCCGGCGTTGATATTGACGCAGGCAACGAACTCGTAAGCCGCATCAAGCAGACGGCGGCACGCACCAAGCGTCCGGAGGTTCTGGGCGGCCTCGGCGGCTTCGGCGCCATGGTGTCGATTCCGGCCGGCTACAAAGAGCCGGTGCTGGTGTCCGGTACTGACGGCGTAGGTACCAAGCTCAGACTGGCCATGCAGCTGCAGAAACACGACAGCATCGGCATCGATCTGGTCGCCATGTGCGTGAACGATCTGGTGGTCGGCGGTGCCGAGCCCCTGTTCTTCCTGGACTACTACGCCACCGGCAAGCTCAACGTGGACGTGGCCGCCCAGGTGGTGTCCGGCATTGGCGAGGGCTGCGAGCAGGCCGGTTGCGCCCTGGTCGGCGGCGAGACCGCCGAGATGCCCGGCATGTACGAAGGTGAAGACTACGACCTGGCGGGCTTCTGCGTGGGTGTGGCCGAACGCAGCGAAATCATCGACGGCAGCCGGGTCCAGAGCGGTGACATCCTGCTGGCACTGGGCTCCTCGGGCCCGCACTCCAACGGCTACTCGCTGATCCGCAAGATCCTCGACGTCAGCAACGCCGACCTGGACCAGCCGCTGGGTGACACCACCCTGGCCAACGCCCTGATGGCCCCGACCCGCATCTACGTCAAGAACCTGCTCAAGCTGATCCGCGAAGTGGATGTCCGCGCCCTGTCCCACATTACCGGTGGCGGCCTGCCCGAAAACATTCCCCGGGTCCTGCCGAACGGCACCGTGGCCGCCATCGACACCACCAGCTGGACCCTGCCGCCGGTGTTCCAGTGGCTGCAGGAGGCCGGCGGCGTCGCCAGCGAAGAGATGTACCGCACCTTCAACTGCGGCATCGGCATGATTGTCTGCATTCCGGCCGAGCAGAAGGCGCTCGCCATGGACACCCTGAACGCGCTGGGCGAAACCGCCTGGCAGGTGGGTGTGATTGAAAGCGACGACGACGCAGACGCTGAGCCGTCTGTGCGTTACGCCCCGGGGCTGCTGTCGGCATGA